The following coding sequences are from one Anas acuta chromosome 15, bAnaAcu1.1, whole genome shotgun sequence window:
- the TRAF7 gene encoding E3 ubiquitin-protein ligase TRAF7 isoform X1, with protein sequence MSSNKNARYNRFSSGTTNITTSENTNGTRMETTFGPAYSAVTTITKADGTNTFKQHRRTPSSSSTLTYSPRDEDDGMPPISTPRRSDSAISVRSLHSESNMSLRSTFSLHEEEEEPEPLVFAEQPSVKLCCQLCCSVFKDPVITTCGHTFCRRCALTSEKCPVDNAKLTVVVNNIAVAEQIGELFIHCKYGCRPAASSKPAAFEVDPRGCPFTIKLSARKDHESSCDYRPVRCPNNPSCPPLLKMNLEAHLKECEHIKCPHSKYGCTFIGNQDTYETHLETCKFEGLKEFLQQTDDRFHEMQVAMAQKDQEIAFLRSMLGKLSEKIDQLEKNLELKFDVLDENQSKLSEDLMEFRRDASMLNDELSHINARLNMGILGSYDPQQIFKCKGTFVGHQGPVWCLCVYSIGDLLFSGSSDKTIKVWDTCTTYKCQKTLEGHDGIVLALCIQGNKLYSGSADCTIIVWDIQNLQKVNTIRAHDNPVCTLVSSHNMLFSGSLKAIKVWDIVGTELKLKKELTGLNHWVRALVASQNYLYSGSYQTIKIWDIRNLECVHVLQTSGGSVYSIAVTNHHIVCGTYENLIHVWDIETKEQVRTLTGHVGTVYALAVISTPDQTKVFSASYDRSLRVWSMDNMICTQTLLRHQGSVTALAVSRGRLFSGAVDSTVKVWTC encoded by the exons ATGAGCTCAAACAAGAACGCTCGCTACAATCGTTTCTCCAGTGGCACAACGAACATCACTACTTCTGAAAACACTAACGGG ACAAGAATGGAAACAACTTTTGGGCCGGCCTACTCTGCTGTGACAACCATCACAAAGG CTGACGGGACCAATACTTTCAAGCAGCATCGTCGGACCCCATCCTCCTCCAGCACGCTCACCTACTCCCCGCGAGATGAGGATGATGGCATG CCTCCCATCAGCACCCCGCGGCGCTCTGACTCCGCTATCTCCGTCCGCTCGCTGCACTCCGAGTCCAACATGTCCTTGCGCTCGACGTTCTCACTccatgaggaagaggaggagccA gaGCCACTGGTGTTTGCTGAACAGCCGTCCgtgaagctgtgctgccagctgtgctgcagtgtgTTTAAGGATCCAGTCATCACAACCTGTGGG CACACGTTTTGTAGAAGATGTGCCTTAACATCTG AGAAGTGCCCCGTGGACAACGCCAAACTGACTGTGGTGGTCAACAACATCGCCGTGGCTGAGCAGATCGGGGAGCTCTTCATTCACTGCAAGTATGGTTGCCGGCCCGCAGCCAGCAGCAAGCCCGCCGCCTTCGAGGTGGATCCCCGTGGGTGTCCGTTTACAATTAAGCTGAGTGCCAGGAA AGACCATGAAAGCAGCTGTGATTACAGGCCCGTTCGCTGCCCCAACAACCCCAGCTGCCCGCCTCTCCTGAAAATGAACCTGGAGGCACATCTGAAAGAGTGCGAGCACATAAAGTGTCCCCACTCCAAGTACGG GTGCACATTCATAGGAAACCAGGACACTTACGAGACCCACTTGGAGACGTGCAAGTTTGAGGGTCTGAAGGAGTTCCTGCAGCAGACGGACGATCGCTTCCATGAGATGCAGGTGGCAATGGCCCAGAAGGACCAGGAGATTGCCTTCCTGCGCTCCATGCTGGGGAAGCTCTCGGAGAAGATTGACCAGCTGGAGAAGAACCTGGAGCTCAAGTTCG ATGTGCTGGACGAGAACCAGAGCAAGCTGAGCGAGGACCTGATGGAGTTCCGCAGGGATGCCTCCATGCTGAAC gatGAGCTCTCCCACATTAATGCTCGACTCAACATGGGCATCCTTGGAT CCTATGACCCTCAGCAGATCTTCAAGTGCAAGGGGACCTTCGTGGGACACCAGGGCCCTGTCTGGTGTTTGTGTGTTTACTCCATAGGAGATTTGCTCTTCAGTGGCTCTTCAGACAAAACCATTAAG GTCTGGGATACCTGTACCACATACAAGTGCCAAAAGACCCTGGAGGGTCATGATGGAATTGTACTGGCTCTCTGCATCCAGGG GAACAAGCTGTACAGCGGCTCTGCTGACTGCACCATTATC GTCTGGGATATTCAGAACCTGCAGAAAGTGAACACGATCCGAGCACACGACAATCCTGTTTGCACTTTGGTCTCCTCGCACAACATGCTGTTCAGCGGCTCCCTCAAAGCCATCAAG GTCTGGGATATTGTGGGAACCGAGCTCAAGCTGAAGAAGGAACTGACAGGTCTCAATCACTGGGTGCGCGCGCTGGTGGCTTCTCAAAACTATCTCTACAGTGGATCGTACCAAACAATCAAG ATCTGGGACATCCGGAACTTGGAGTGCGTGCACGTGCTGCAGACGTCAGGAGGCAGCGTGTACTCCATCGCTGTGACAAACCACCACATTGTGTGTGGCACCTATGAGAACCTCATCCAC gTCTGGGACATAGAGACAAAGGAACAAGTCCGCACGCTGACCGGCCACGTGGGCACAGTTTACGCCCTCGCTGTCATCTCTACACCGGATCAAACCAAAGTCTTCAGTGCGTCGTATGACCGGTCCCTCAGG GTGTGGAGCATGGACAACATGATCTGCACTCAGACACTGCTGCGGCACCAGGGCAGTGTCACTGCCCTCGCAGTCTCCAGGGGCCGCCTGTTCTCCGGCGCTGTGGACAGCACTGTAAAG GTCTGGACGTGCTAG
- the TRAF7 gene encoding E3 ubiquitin-protein ligase TRAF7 isoform X2, giving the protein MSLRSTFSLHEEEEEPEPLVFAEQPSVKLCCQLCCSVFKDPVITTCGHTFCRRCALTSEKCPVDNAKLTVVVNNIAVAEQIGELFIHCKYGCRPAASSKPAAFEVDPRGCPFTIKLSARKDHESSCDYRPVRCPNNPSCPPLLKMNLEAHLKECEHIKCPHSKYGCTFIGNQDTYETHLETCKFEGLKEFLQQTDDRFHEMQVAMAQKDQEIAFLRSMLGKLSEKIDQLEKNLELKFDVLDENQSKLSEDLMEFRRDASMLNDELSHINARLNMGILGSYDPQQIFKCKGTFVGHQGPVWCLCVYSIGDLLFSGSSDKTIKVWDTCTTYKCQKTLEGHDGIVLALCIQGNKLYSGSADCTIIVWDIQNLQKVNTIRAHDNPVCTLVSSHNMLFSGSLKAIKVWDIVGTELKLKKELTGLNHWVRALVASQNYLYSGSYQTIKIWDIRNLECVHVLQTSGGSVYSIAVTNHHIVCGTYENLIHVWDIETKEQVRTLTGHVGTVYALAVISTPDQTKVFSASYDRSLRVWSMDNMICTQTLLRHQGSVTALAVSRGRLFSGAVDSTVKVWTC; this is encoded by the exons ATGTCCTTGCGCTCGACGTTCTCACTccatgaggaagaggaggagccA gaGCCACTGGTGTTTGCTGAACAGCCGTCCgtgaagctgtgctgccagctgtgctgcagtgtgTTTAAGGATCCAGTCATCACAACCTGTGGG CACACGTTTTGTAGAAGATGTGCCTTAACATCTG AGAAGTGCCCCGTGGACAACGCCAAACTGACTGTGGTGGTCAACAACATCGCCGTGGCTGAGCAGATCGGGGAGCTCTTCATTCACTGCAAGTATGGTTGCCGGCCCGCAGCCAGCAGCAAGCCCGCCGCCTTCGAGGTGGATCCCCGTGGGTGTCCGTTTACAATTAAGCTGAGTGCCAGGAA AGACCATGAAAGCAGCTGTGATTACAGGCCCGTTCGCTGCCCCAACAACCCCAGCTGCCCGCCTCTCCTGAAAATGAACCTGGAGGCACATCTGAAAGAGTGCGAGCACATAAAGTGTCCCCACTCCAAGTACGG GTGCACATTCATAGGAAACCAGGACACTTACGAGACCCACTTGGAGACGTGCAAGTTTGAGGGTCTGAAGGAGTTCCTGCAGCAGACGGACGATCGCTTCCATGAGATGCAGGTGGCAATGGCCCAGAAGGACCAGGAGATTGCCTTCCTGCGCTCCATGCTGGGGAAGCTCTCGGAGAAGATTGACCAGCTGGAGAAGAACCTGGAGCTCAAGTTCG ATGTGCTGGACGAGAACCAGAGCAAGCTGAGCGAGGACCTGATGGAGTTCCGCAGGGATGCCTCCATGCTGAAC gatGAGCTCTCCCACATTAATGCTCGACTCAACATGGGCATCCTTGGAT CCTATGACCCTCAGCAGATCTTCAAGTGCAAGGGGACCTTCGTGGGACACCAGGGCCCTGTCTGGTGTTTGTGTGTTTACTCCATAGGAGATTTGCTCTTCAGTGGCTCTTCAGACAAAACCATTAAG GTCTGGGATACCTGTACCACATACAAGTGCCAAAAGACCCTGGAGGGTCATGATGGAATTGTACTGGCTCTCTGCATCCAGGG GAACAAGCTGTACAGCGGCTCTGCTGACTGCACCATTATC GTCTGGGATATTCAGAACCTGCAGAAAGTGAACACGATCCGAGCACACGACAATCCTGTTTGCACTTTGGTCTCCTCGCACAACATGCTGTTCAGCGGCTCCCTCAAAGCCATCAAG GTCTGGGATATTGTGGGAACCGAGCTCAAGCTGAAGAAGGAACTGACAGGTCTCAATCACTGGGTGCGCGCGCTGGTGGCTTCTCAAAACTATCTCTACAGTGGATCGTACCAAACAATCAAG ATCTGGGACATCCGGAACTTGGAGTGCGTGCACGTGCTGCAGACGTCAGGAGGCAGCGTGTACTCCATCGCTGTGACAAACCACCACATTGTGTGTGGCACCTATGAGAACCTCATCCAC gTCTGGGACATAGAGACAAAGGAACAAGTCCGCACGCTGACCGGCCACGTGGGCACAGTTTACGCCCTCGCTGTCATCTCTACACCGGATCAAACCAAAGTCTTCAGTGCGTCGTATGACCGGTCCCTCAGG GTGTGGAGCATGGACAACATGATCTGCACTCAGACACTGCTGCGGCACCAGGGCAGTGTCACTGCCCTCGCAGTCTCCAGGGGCCGCCTGTTCTCCGGCGCTGTGGACAGCACTGTAAAG GTCTGGACGTGCTAG